One Candidatus Cybelea sp. DNA segment encodes these proteins:
- a CDS encoding TM0106 family RecB-like putative nuclease produces the protein MQRLDGRFIYSASDLNDYLECKRLTELEALVARKRLRRPDDDDERSALVRRKGDEHERRHLAGLLERYPGEVVEFERSEAGIEAYHQAERRTLEEMRKGKRVIYQATFFDGLFIGHADFLRRVSTPSDLGAYGYEVVDTKLALAPKAYYLVQLCNYSEHLARLQGHIPEFGHVVFGDGTEDRFRINDYMAYYRHLKHAFLDFAGDPALEQIELPRQYPHRCRHCSDCAWRRACAAQRESDDHLSLVAWMRRDQIAKFEHNGITRVSELATATGERRPTGMNPETFIKLRRQAELQVRGRESRRPIYELLEHEPPLGFSLLPPPSAGDVFFDMEGDPLYEPGRGLEYLFGCWMPDDEHPFRAFWGTTRADERVAFESFIEFLMERRARYPSLHVYHYANYEKSALRRLAQEHRTKENEVDVLLREGVLVDLYAVVRQSLVISEDGYGLKKLERFYDLTRETEVRKGDDSIVMFERWMLEKDRRILDDIEAYNRDDCRSTFLLREWLLARRLEAAAAFGISFPFYEHRSSTPSLKTQEEESRRSDLERRILENVLSPKSEEEYERMSDDRRARYLIGGLLAYHTREAKPQWWAYFDRCENIDDLLEFDREPIAGLRLCEHIPAKEIKRSKIYTYAFPEQHHKMGPGNAENPRTRKSVAIVSIDDERNLLELRTGASIEDARAIAELIPPRPPTAKPQRDAIERIAKSFLAGDLSRRYPCANDLLLRRPPRLAGGARGPIQPAEVDAAGITKIAAALEGSYLFVQGPPGSGKSTYGSSVICDLLAAGKRVAVTSTSHAAIHNLLHKVESSMQERGLGFRGRYKHSSSSDGSEFRSKLRIAMIDSVDTNDGFVGEGYDLAGGTAWLLAREELEGQFDYLFIDEAGQVALADALALSLCARNVVLLGDPSQLAQVSQGSHVLHVGDSALKHLLAADRTVPKDRGIFLDVSYRMESDICAFVSDAMYEGRLHPSPAAAQHHVAMGDRRLAGLYFAPVEHSGNSSSSVEEAAEVVARISRLAAYERDIIVVTPYNAQRRLIASKLAEAGHNYVRVGTVDKFQGQEAAVVFYSMATSSGEEMPRDMEFLFERNRFNVAISRARAASVLVCNPRLLDVSCRTPAEMALVNLLCAFKERAAAADW, from the coding sequence ATGCAACGCCTCGACGGGCGGTTCATTTACTCTGCAAGCGATCTCAACGACTACCTCGAGTGCAAGCGGTTGACCGAGCTCGAAGCACTCGTGGCGCGCAAACGCCTGCGGCGCCCGGATGACGATGACGAGCGCTCTGCGCTGGTTCGCCGCAAGGGGGACGAGCACGAACGCCGGCACCTGGCCGGCTTGCTGGAGCGTTATCCGGGCGAGGTCGTTGAGTTCGAACGCTCCGAAGCAGGCATCGAAGCCTACCATCAAGCCGAGCGGCGGACGCTCGAAGAGATGCGCAAAGGTAAGCGCGTCATCTACCAGGCGACGTTCTTTGACGGCCTGTTCATCGGCCACGCGGACTTCTTACGCCGCGTTTCGACACCGTCGGATCTAGGCGCTTACGGCTACGAGGTCGTCGACACGAAGTTGGCGCTGGCACCCAAAGCCTACTACTTGGTGCAGCTCTGTAATTACAGCGAGCATCTCGCGCGACTACAGGGGCACATCCCGGAATTCGGCCACGTCGTTTTCGGTGATGGCACCGAAGATCGCTTCCGCATCAACGACTACATGGCGTATTACCGCCACCTCAAACATGCGTTTTTAGATTTTGCCGGCGACCCGGCCCTCGAGCAAATCGAGCTGCCCCGGCAGTATCCCCACAGATGCCGGCACTGCTCGGACTGCGCGTGGAGACGCGCGTGCGCGGCGCAACGCGAGAGCGACGACCATCTAAGCCTCGTGGCCTGGATGCGCCGCGACCAGATCGCTAAGTTCGAACACAACGGCATCACGCGAGTTTCCGAGCTCGCGACGGCCACCGGCGAGCGGCGCCCCACGGGGATGAATCCCGAAACCTTTATCAAGCTGCGGCGGCAGGCGGAGCTTCAGGTACGCGGCCGTGAAAGCCGCCGCCCGATCTACGAACTGCTCGAGCACGAGCCTCCGCTCGGCTTCTCGCTGCTCCCCCCGCCGTCAGCAGGTGACGTCTTCTTCGATATGGAGGGTGACCCACTTTACGAGCCCGGCCGCGGCCTCGAATACCTTTTCGGCTGCTGGATGCCCGACGACGAACACCCGTTTCGAGCGTTCTGGGGAACCACGCGCGCCGACGAGAGAGTCGCGTTCGAGTCCTTCATCGAATTCCTAATGGAGCGCCGCGCGCGCTACCCATCGCTGCACGTCTACCATTATGCGAACTACGAAAAGTCGGCGCTCCGGCGACTCGCGCAAGAGCACCGCACCAAGGAGAACGAAGTCGACGTTCTGCTGCGCGAGGGCGTGCTCGTCGACCTCTATGCGGTCGTCCGCCAATCTCTGGTCATCTCGGAGGACGGCTACGGCTTAAAGAAACTCGAGCGCTTTTACGATCTCACCCGTGAGACCGAAGTCCGCAAGGGTGACGACTCAATCGTCATGTTCGAGCGCTGGATGCTCGAAAAGGATCGACGCATCCTCGACGATATCGAAGCGTACAACCGCGACGACTGCCGGTCGACCTTTCTCCTGCGCGAGTGGTTGCTGGCACGCCGGCTGGAGGCCGCGGCTGCGTTCGGGATCAGCTTCCCGTTCTACGAGCATCGCTCGAGCACGCCGAGCCTCAAGACGCAAGAGGAGGAGAGCCGGCGCAGCGATCTCGAGCGGCGAATCCTCGAAAACGTGCTGTCGCCGAAGTCCGAAGAAGAATACGAGCGCATGAGCGATGACCGTCGCGCTCGCTACCTAATCGGCGGTCTGCTGGCGTACCACACGCGGGAAGCAAAACCGCAGTGGTGGGCGTACTTCGACCGCTGCGAGAACATCGACGACCTCCTCGAGTTCGATCGCGAGCCGATCGCCGGACTACGGCTGTGCGAACACATCCCCGCAAAAGAGATCAAGCGCAGTAAGATCTACACGTACGCGTTTCCCGAACAGCATCACAAGATGGGGCCGGGTAACGCGGAGAATCCTCGCACGCGCAAGAGCGTCGCGATCGTCTCGATCGACGACGAGCGCAACCTGCTGGAGCTGCGCACCGGCGCCTCGATCGAGGACGCGCGCGCGATCGCGGAGCTGATTCCGCCCCGCCCGCCTACGGCCAAGCCGCAACGCGACGCGATCGAACGCATCGCAAAATCCTTTCTGGCCGGCGACCTTTCGCGACGCTATCCGTGCGCAAACGATCTGCTTTTGCGTCGGCCTCCGCGGCTTGCCGGCGGCGCCCGCGGGCCGATTCAGCCGGCGGAGGTCGACGCGGCCGGCATTACCAAAATCGCGGCCGCGCTCGAGGGCAGCTATCTGTTCGTTCAGGGGCCGCCCGGCAGCGGGAAGAGCACCTATGGCTCCAGCGTGATCTGCGACCTGCTAGCTGCGGGCAAGCGCGTCGCGGTCACCAGCACGAGTCATGCCGCGATCCATAACCTGCTGCACAAGGTCGAATCGAGCATGCAGGAGCGGGGCCTCGGCTTTCGCGGCCGGTACAAGCATTCGTCCTCCAGCGACGGCTCCGAATTCCGTTCGAAGCTTCGCATCGCGATGATCGACTCGGTCGATACGAACGATGGCTTCGTCGGCGAAGGCTACGACCTCGCCGGCGGCACGGCATGGCTGCTGGCACGTGAAGAACTCGAAGGACAGTTCGACTATCTTTTCATCGACGAAGCGGGGCAAGTCGCGCTCGCCGACGCCCTTGCGCTCTCGCTGTGCGCGCGCAACGTCGTCTTGCTCGGGGATCCCTCGCAGCTCGCTCAAGTCAGCCAGGGGAGCCACGTACTGCACGTCGGCGACTCGGCCCTCAAGCATCTGCTCGCCGCCGACCGAACCGTCCCGAAGGATCGCGGAATATTCTTGGATGTCAGCTACCGGATGGAGTCCGATATCTGCGCGTTCGTTTCCGACGCGATGTATGAAGGCCGCCTGCACCCGTCGCCCGCAGCGGCGCAGCATCACGTGGCGATGGGAGACCGGCGCCTCGCCGGCCTTTATTTCGCACCGGTCGAACATTCCGGCAACAGTTCCAGCTCGGTCGAGGAGGCCGCGGAGGTCGTTGCGCGGATCTCGCGACTGGCTGCCTACGAGCGGGATATCATCGTCGTTACGCCCTACAACGCGCAACGCCGTCTGATCGCGAGCAAGCTGGCGGAGGCCGGACACAATTACGTTCGCGTCGGCACCGTCGACAAGTTCCAGGGGCAGGAGGCCGCGGTGGTCTTCTATTCGATGGCGACCTCCAGCGGTGAGGAGATGCCGCGGGATATGGAGTTCCTTTTCGAGCGAAATCGGTTCAACGTCGCGATATCGCGGGCGCGCGCGGCGAGCGTTTTGGTTTGTAACCCGAGGCTGCTCGACGTCTCGTGCCGCACGCCGGCCGAGATGGCGCTGGTAAATCTGCTCTGCGCTTTCAAGGAGCGCGCCGCGGCCGCCGATTGGTGA